The Oncorhynchus nerka isolate Pitt River linkage group LG13, Oner_Uvic_2.0, whole genome shotgun sequence sequence CCTCGCTGCCTGCCAACAGTGTGGGGGGCAGGTTAGTGGCAATGTCTCCAATGAGCCGTCCTAGAGAATTCAAACTACTACTTTCATTGACATGATTTATGTGAAAGTTAATATTGGGTGTGTGTAACTTAAGTTTTGGCTCGGGCACTATTTCTCATATTTACTAGCTGTATATTCATATTAAATGGCTTGCGTTGCAACTCTTTGTTTACTCAGTCATACAGAAAAGAGTTGACACGTGTGTAAAGTAAACTGGACAGAACCAGCCATAGCCATTCATGGTTCCAATAACCCATTCCCTCTCCGCCAGCTCCCTGTGCAGCTCCAGACTAGCCAGGTCTCTAGGCAGCATGCATGTAGTGGCCAGCGACAGAGAGCCAGTGTGCTGTGAGTCCAGTGGCTGCCATAGAGACACAACCACCAACACAGGCAGCACAGGCAACCTGCCCAACCTAAACATGCTGCAGGCCCCTCAGAAGGCAAGCCCACCTAGCCTCTCCTCAATCTCTTTCTCTGGGCTCAACCTCATTCTCTCCTACTCCGTTGGTCCTCCACATACCAAGGTCTGCTTAACTGAGCCTTTGCATTTCACATGACCTTCCAAAAACTTTCAAGCTCTCAACGCTCCAGCTCAAACACTTGGAATACTCTCTGCAGCGCTTCACACTCCCTATGGCTCCGTGCATGTTCTATTAGAATGGCTGATCCAGAAGTATGACTGGCTATAGCTTCTTCTGGACTTTACTGCTCACACGGTCTCCTTGCTTTCAGACACTGGCATCCTGTCATAAGCTGTTTGAGATTCTGCTGACATGAATCATTGTTCTACAAGGGGAATCACGTGTCCCTTTCCTTTCCCTTGTTTTCTTCTTTGTAATTTCCCTCTTAGCAGACGCACTGTGTCCAGAGGACGGAAAACTCGATGTTCTTTACAATCAATGCGCTTTACGAGACTATGGTATCTATTTCCTTTTTCTATCCTTGTCTCACTGCTCCGTTCTATGCTATTGTTAGTGTGCAAAATGTCTCCAGTCAACCTCTTCCCCTTTTTCATTTAGTCCTTTATTACTATTATAATGGAAAGACTGCATGCATATAGTCAAATCTGGCACATTTTTGTTTACCCCTAGGGTCTAATGAATAGAAGCTAATGAATGTAGTGTTATTGAGCATTTTGAGGTGTATGATTTGTATGTCCCATTTCTCTCTTCCTGGGTGTAATTGTGTGCTTTCTGTCCCTTCAGTCACTCCATACCCAAAGCTAGAGCTCCTCTACTGCGCTGAGCCTGAGGTTCTGGAATTCTAAGGGAGTACAGTCTACCTGCAGCTCCTGCAAATGGAGATTTTTGTTTTCATTTCTTAAGAGGGACTGGGTTTATTTTACTTGAACCAGTCCAGTCAATTGCTGATTTTAAGGGATGTTGATGAGGAAATGTGATGTCTCAGTTTTTCTTCCCATTCAATCAGATGTAAACCATGTTCAGTTAGTTTGGAATTAATTTGCCATCCCTTTttattactatatatatatatgtatatatttcacTGTTTATATCATGAAACAAAACTGTGTCCTGGCCATAAGTAGTGGGATTAGTGCCATTTCaaatgtaactgccaaaataaaggaaatctTAAGTAACTGAGGGAttcaaagtatattgaaaggGGGGCAGCTAGCTTCAGTttgcttcacattccagctcacaGGCTGACTACAATGCTTgcgtcgcaaaataaatgtagaaatctagattattcaattattgcacccacactgctcacgagcatctgcgttgccatgggctaaaatagaagtcaagttctatttgtgacgcagatcgcgctgcaagtcctgcctctcctatCTCCtgattggtttatagaagcaggtacccatgtaCCATCTCATTTGATATACCCacgtgactgaaagacgaacgaggtcagtggcgttaatgcacctaatttatgaacgttgccaatcgcaatataaagtttttaaaaagcctaggaggagagatgactagaaacgattcagttgaccgttttgtgtggattaattgtcagaggagtggaccttgtgcatttcaggtaaaataacaactcaatgtttatagcccaggacaaattagctagcaagctaaattgccataaatgttaaatgcttttgacctgtccccaaatgttatgtaattggttcagtgttttgatattttaacctgtgtgtcgtgATCGTGTTtgatgtggggggacaaaataaatttcTGCACGATGGCGCAGGCGCGCatccggtttgggttccgtgttagccGTGCAGTAGCGTGCGTGGGTAAattcactgaggaagccaagccagggggaaaaagccatattacaacctgtgTTGTTTGCTTTTAACCTATTCGTTCACTAGGTTAccccaggggcggcagggtagcctagtggttagagcgttggacccccgagctgacatggtacaaatgtCGTtcggcccctgaacaggcagttaacccactgttcctaggccgtcattgaaaataagaatttgttcttaactgacttgcctagttaaatatatttttaaatacaccaccgtgatacagtgcattcggaaataatTAAGACCCCTTCACTTTATCCACATTTCATTAGGCTTATTCaaatctacacccaataccccataatgtattaattacataagtattccgaccctttgctgtgagactcaaaattgagctcaggtgcatcctgttttgcTGCACCAAGACAACCCACAGTTGCGCTAAACCTTATATAACAAACATTTATCAAaggaggccaaatgcttgctggcatCAAATTATAAAAACGCatgaaatacattttatatttttttgggggggggtcaaACATTTGGGGAAGCCTGGCATTCATGAAATATAAAGGTGATGACACAATGTTTGTGGGAGGGAATCTATTTCATTGGTCCTAAACTTGAGGCTGACCAGTATTAGTGGAGTTAGTTCTGAGTCATTCATTGCAGCATAAAGTACCTGGCTAAAAGATGAGCCACTTCTGGTTATCCCGAGTTGGAAGTTTCCTCAAACCAGGCACGTAGTATACGCCTCAGGTTTGAGTTACTTAGGCAATTTAAATACCCAGTgattttgaaagaggggtctcagcGAGTGTGCGTGTCTGTCACCAGGTCCActcttgtagaatctatgcccaGGCACATTGACAACACTTGAGGTTCCTTTATTTTGGAAGTTACCAGTACATAAGCGTTGCCTGCTTGTTTACGTTGAATGTTGCCACAGCAATCCCGAACTGCCAGACTAACGTCTTATTTGCTTGTTGACAAAGGTCCGTCAGCACTAGGCACCGCTCAGATTTAACCTTTAATGAGAAGTTGTGAAAAGCCTAGCTCAAGTCAATTCTTGTTCAAGAGGGCTGTCTAGTCTAGGGGGTATCTTTCTGAATGTTGCATATAGAAATGTAACTACAGTGCCACCCTGAATATCTGATTTGCCTGCATTTCTATGCCCTTTTACCCAGTGAAGcatttcatctgtatttttgttGAGATGCTGTACTTAACTGTAAATAAGTCACATTTGATACCCTGAAAACATTTGATTTGTACTTTGTAAATATTTTTGTACTTGTGAACCATACAATCAGAAGTATTACAGAAAGATAAGTCCTAAATGGACACCTCATTCGTGATTATCATGCAAATGGCGTATACCAGCTTTGAAATAAAATCCCACCACTTGTACTCACCATTGTCTTATTCTATAAATTACATGTGACAAACTGAACTCTATTGGACACCCCTTACTAGTGCCATTCATGGTTTTCCAAGCTTTGTACTTAAATCTTACACTTAATTGTGCTAGACAAAAGCAGAGAACAGGTGTAGATAGTTTATCACATGAGAGAATTGTTCAGTGTGTGCTGTGAAGGTTCTGAACAGTGTCTGCAGATCATAAAGTCACCACAGAACACCCTTAACTGGTAAGACGCAAGTGTGTAAAGTACAAGACAGATTAACAGGAACAGTCTGCCGTTCACAGTAGATCACACCTGGGTGTCGAACAGTAGCTATTGAAAATGTAGAATCATTGGAAAATTGTAAGAAAATGGACTGCCAATATTCTGTCTGGGGCAGGACACCCTTACGGTTGGGCAGTTGTGTCCTTAAGAGGAACAGTAAAACAAGACACAATCCATCAGTGCATTTATCACAGGTCTTATTGAACATTGCTTCAGTCAGAATCCAAGCcaggagaaaaaaaaaatgtacacaaGACCATTGTGTTGTCATAGCAACAAACCAAACAGTGCTTATTAGAGAGCAATCCATTTCACCAAGAGGCAAATGTAAACAGGGAATTCCTTGTAATACAATTAATCTCAAGGATTAATTGTATTACAAGGAATTCCCTATATATAAAAAGGCACACTAAATTCCCAAAATTGTATTAGATTATATAGTGAGTAACCTATCTCCCCACAGTCAATGCAGGGAAGTCATCAGGGTCTTCTGGGTTTGGGGCTAGGACGTAAGCCTGGAGAGAAGCACAACAGGACATTAATACAAGTGGGACAGGATAAATTGTTTCATGCTTCTGAAATAAGTTCTAACAAAATGGTCAGATTATTTATTTGTAATCAGTCATTGTATTTCATTTTAAAAATCATGTTTTTACCAGGAAATGGTCAAACTGTTGCCAGCAGCTTTCACTTCAAAATAAAACTGGTCTGTATAGAACTCAAACCCCCCTGCCCTAATTTAACTGTTGCCAGCAGCTTTCACTTCAAAATAAAACTGGTCTGTATAGAACTCAAACCCCCCTGCCCTAATTTAACTGTTTCCAGCATCTTGTCTAAAGGAGAGAAGACTTACCCTTTCAGTCACCCCCCCGCCTTGTCCCTTCCCCCCTCGGCTGGGGCGCAGCAGGCTGTCAAAGTTGAACTCCACGTGGGAAGTGATGTCATTGGCAGACCTGCGCAGACTGGAGAAGTGACAGTCCTCTTCCTGTTCCTCCACAGACGCCGCCTTCAAGTTCTAGGAGAGGAAATGCCAAATGTAGACAACAGAAACACGTCAACTTTAACAGAAATAAATGCCAAATTGTTTATGAATGTACGGGTCCTGCCAAAGGTCAAGATCCACAGCTCTAATCTGAAGTGGTCATTCACCTCAATGCGTTTGGACTTGTGTATTACTCTGGCCTTGGAGGGCACCTTGCAGTCCAGTTTACGGAGGTTAAACTCCACCTTGGGGCGACGCCGCTCCTGCAGGGCCTTCCACTCGTCCAGAGACATCTCCATGGCAACTTGGACCACCACATCCCCCTCCACGTCTGATAGGCTGTGATGAATGGCAGGGATAAATAAAACTGCTAAAAACAAATAAACCTGTTGCACTGTGCATCTTCCCAGTATCTATCAATGTTGTTATCACCCAAAAGTTGAGTTGTGGTGGAGGTGCGGTGACTCACTGATTCTCTCCCGCCATCTCTGCTGGCTGTTGGCCGGCCTCAGGTGGGATGCCTCCTGAATCAGGCTTCACATTCACCCCTACATCACTATAGATAAGATCGTAACCATGCTAAACCATCCATCGCTAGGATTTATAATGTAAAAGAGTCAATAACAGGTTTACTATTGTAACTTCTCCATGTGGTAGTAAACGCACCCCATGGAAATAGAGTCTTGAACACAGCCCCTGTTCCAGGACCcacgtcctcctctcttctcctcaaggGAGACGACTCTGAAAGACAAGAAAACTTCACATTTACCATGTGGTAAACAATGACATTACTTTTACACAAGTCTCATTTGCAACATTGATAAGCACTCACGTGCCACTGTGGCGTTCATATTCTCTCTTGCCCCTCAGGTTGAAGCTACCGGTAGTATCCATGTTTCTGTAGCCACCTCCTTGAACTTGGCCATAAGCATAATGAGCTGGCCTGGGAGAACATAAGTGGAGAAAGTTCATCAAGGTCCTAATGATGGCCATATGagaacataaaaataaaaaattcacaAAGTAATGAAATAAAGTTTCATTTGAGCATGGCATTTGTAGTGTCAAAATTGTAGGCTTCTTTGGCCAAGCTCATAGGATAGCCACACCAGGAAGGCGATGGAACAAGAGAATGTTCCATTTGTCACGTCTTCACAGAAAGGGGACCTACTTCTGGATGGAGTACTCCGGTGGGTGTTCCTCTTGGTTGGTCCTGCATTCCCCAAGAACACCTCGCCTTGTGCCACTCTCAGCCTCCACCAACCTTCTGGTCTCATTCTGGACCCCTCCCCCTCGGGCAGACCACTTACCACCTGAAAACAgagattgaaatggaattgtcaAATTTGTCATGCATCATCTAGAGATAAGGCAAATTTACTGTAGACGGTTTCTGAGTGGACAATAACATTGTATGCCAATATATCTAGTCTACTGAAACATCACCCAATTGTTCTGCCACTCATTCTGAATGACATTGCCGCATCAGCACAGTGCTGAAAGCACCTAAATCAACTGAAAGCTGGATTTAAACAATTTAGAAATAGGACTAGGCAGGCCTGACTGCCAGAATTACGCAGTGGCATGAAGTTATTTTCAGGGTAGAATCATAGCGCCCTCTGCTCGTCAATGCAACCATACGGGTGGTATAACTTGTGGAACGGTCAAACAGGAATCTGTTAAAAATCGTAAATAACCAGGTTGCCGAAAAAACGCATACAAAGTTGTAAAATAGCCGAATAAGAAACTGCCATTTCATAATTCACTCACCAcgtttattctgaaaaatgtctGCCCTCACTCTGGTAGCCTATGGACAAACATTAAGAATAAACTACGAGGGGAGTTGATGCCTATTCGGCAGCTAGTTGGCTAGGTGAATTGATCATGCTACTTTGTGTGCGTTTTGTCGGCAACCTTGTACCTTACGAAGttttttggaacagattcctgttggaaccTTACACATTATACCCACCCCAACCATACGACAGGAGAGACTTGCAGTAGGGTGCATCTCTAGTCTGCTGCAGTGGCATCCTTTCTCTCATCTTCATTGACGTGAAAGAACACCGAACCAGGCTTTACCAAGTACTTTCTTTGGTGTCTAGCTAGTAGCCATTTCATTAAATGAATCCATGTGCACTACACACAATTTCCCTTTGACAGAACAGACGCTTTCATTAGCTAGCCAATTAGGCAGTGCCAGCCATTAGTTAACTTTGCTAACTAGCCTACTAAACTAGCCACCTGCCTGTTTCATTTCCTGGCAGGTTGTCTTCTCTGTCGGCTAAAACGGGGACCCGCCGATCTTTCTGGGACTCCCTCTGTCCAGGTTTTTTAGGCTTCACTGTCATTTGGTTTGCTTTCTTTTTCTTCTCCTTCTGTACCTCGGCATGTTTTATAAAGTCGAACGGGTCGGCATCGTCATCCACAAGCTGACAGAAACGATTCGCCACCATACAACCGTAATCATCCGGGAGCATTGCTGCATTTTCGGAAACGCCAATCAACTTCAAAGCCATGGAAATATAGCTTGCTAATTTAGCTACAACACAGTACTCATAAAGTAGCGAATATAGTTAAACTGCTGAAGTCAACCCATACGTTGTTAAGGTATAACGAGCATTTTACACGAACTACACCAAGTAGGCTCATATAGTTTGGTCGTGAGTTTAAATGGTTTCACGTGGGGAACTAGAAGAGACCTCGCCCATGTCTGTTTAATATTCATGACTCTAAAAGGAGAAGTTTTCTTTTTTACAACCATCTCTATTTCTCCAGAGAGGACAATAATCAAATAAATAATTCGTAATCTCAACATAATAATGATCTCATAATCACAACATAACAAAAGTTGTTTTATCAAGATCATGAGATAAACTATAAATAGGAGTGGACATATTGATGACAGTAGTGTCATAGTCACTGTGTTGCCCAAAGTCGGTCCTGGGCACCCAGATGCAACATTTTGGTTTTACCCAaggactacacagctgattcaaataaccaactcatcatcaagctttgattatttgaatcagctgtgtagtgctatggcaaaaaaactaaatgtgcacccagggaggccccaggacagagtttgggGAACCCTGGATTGGAGCACataaactcatcaaaaaaagaaacatccctttttcaggaccctgcctTTCAacgataatttgtaaaaatccaaataacttcacagatcttcactgtaaagggtttaaacactgtttcccatgttcAACGAACCATAAAAAAtttatgaacatgcacctgtgtaacggtcattaagacactaacaggttACAGACGTTTGTccattaaggtcacagttatgaaaacttaggacaccagagacctttctactgactctgaaaaacacaaaaagaaagatgcccagggttcctgctcatctgtgtgaacgtgccttataCATGCTGCAAGGATGCATGAGGACTACCGatttggccagggcaataca is a genomic window containing:
- the LOC115140315 gene encoding intracellular hyaluronan-binding protein 4-like, with the translated sequence MALKLIGVSENAAMLPDDYGCMVANRFCQLVDDDADPFDFIKHAEVQKEKKKKANQMTVKPKKPGQRESQKDRRVPVLADREDNLPGNETGGKWSARGGGVQNETRRLVEAESGTRRGVLGECRTNQEEHPPEYSIQKPAHYAYGQVQGGGYRNMDTTGSFNLRGKREYERHSGTVVSLEEKRGGRGSWNRGCVQDSISMGDVGVNVKPDSGGIPPEAGQQPAEMAGENHLSDVEGDVVVQVAMEMSLDEWKALQERRRPKVEFNLRKLDCKVPSKARVIHKSKRIENLKAASVEEQEEDCHFSSLRRSANDITSHVEFNFDSLLRPSRGGKGQGGGVTERAYVLAPNPEDPDDFPALTVGR